From the genome of Cyprinus carpio isolate SPL01 chromosome B24, ASM1834038v1, whole genome shotgun sequence:
TCCTGTAGAAATGATCTGAAGTAATTATGGAATTATCGATTCATTTAGTGCTCAATTCATTAGTTTTATATGTTAAATCAGAACACACGAAAATGAACTATTATATAGTGACATGTTATTAACACAGATTACAAGCTAATGACAGTTCAGAAGTTTAATTAGACATTAAATATCGGTTAATTAAACACAAGCTTTATTTAGTAGATATTGCATGTGATATATATTCAACTCATTACACACTATTTAGTTgacagtagtgtatttatttgttttgcatgcaGGTTTTTAGAGTAATCTCGCTTAGATTTATTGCatgtgtttatatacatacatatatatgtatatatatgtatgtatgtatgtatgtatatgtatgtatgtgtgtatatatatatatgtatctatctatatatatatatatatatatatatatatatatatgtatatgtgtgtgtgtgtgtgtgtgtgtttgtatgtgaatTGCATAATCTGTTCATTCATTGTTCGGCCAGTGATTAATAATGAAGGTGTTGTCATGGTAACTATCAGGGTGTGGAGTTTGTGCCTAGTACAACATCAAATGAACCCGAAGAGCAAACAGATCCTGCAGCACCTGTGACACAATGCACGTATTCACAGAGAAACTCTGATAACAATCCTGTGGATCTGAATATATCCTTCAGAAActgatgtgctgctcaagaaacatttactaataatatcaatgctgaaaaccgCTGTGCTGCTACATAGAAGTCAGACTGATCACAGCAGTCATATAAACCGTGGGAGTGTTTTCATTGAGATTAAATACAGTTCTGTGCTTTGTTTCTCTGTAGCCAAAGTGGGAAAGACCTCTCTCATCATGTCTCTGGTTGGAGAGGAGTTTCCTGAGAAGGTGAGTTTACCCATGAGCCTctctggtgtgtgtttgtctgatgcAGTAAGAGGAAGCTCAGGTGTTTGTGCCGTCAGGTTCCTCTCCGAGCGGAAGAGATCACCATACCAGCCGACGTCACACCTGAGAAAGTGCCCACACATATAGTCGACtattcaggtgtgtgtgtgtgtgtgtcgaatGATTAATATTTGCCCCGTAGTATTTTATTAACACTCATCATCTCTCTACAGAAAGTGAACAGTCTGATGAAGTGTTGAGGGAGGAGATCGTAAAGGTGAGAGGCCTCCTGATCTAGCCATAAATCACATCTCTTTCATGATATTCATAGTTTTTGTCCTTACCAGCTGCAACCACGGCTGCATTAATttgacacaaatacaaaaaaaacagtaatgtagtcaaatattattaaaactgtattacatatgaatatatttaatataatatatatcaaagctgtattttcagcatcatttctccagtcttcagtgtcacatgatccttcagaaatcattctaatatactgatttgctgctcgagaaacaattctgattattatttttggttgttaTCATTGTTGTgatgattgttatttttatggaaactgtgatacactgttttttaatagaatagaaagttcaaaagaacagcatttattttgaaatagaaatctctcgtaacattataaatgttatagctgtcacttttgatcgctttaatgcatcactgctgagtaaaatgttttatttagttaagtcattatttttataatttttttagattatgaatattatgaaacaaaaacatttatagtaaTTTTCGACATTTATACTAAAAAcagttaagaaatatttcttgagcattgaatcagtaatatttcactatatattaaataaatatatattacaatttttactgtatttttgaataaataaatgcatatatatataaatatatatatatatatatgcgtgtgtgtgaaatgtatgtgattattacatgtattttatatgattgttttctgatttgtaggccaatgttgtgtgtgtggtttatgatGTCACACAAGAGGAAACCATTGACAAGGTTATCAGTTGAACATTATCTATATATTTTGGTCTTTTTTGTTTTCCCTGAGCTGATTTTATCCTATCTTTCCTCTCAGATCAGGACTAAGTGGATTCCGCTGGTGAACGGTGGGGCTGAGAAAGGAAACAAGTATGTTCTTGTATTCTGTTCTTATGTGAGTGCATCTGCATTTTTTAGGAGTTCCGTAAAAAGTGTCTCTTTTTGTTGCCGTAGGATTCCCATCATCCTCGTGGGCAACAAGTCCGACCTGCGCTCCGGCAGCTCCATGGAAACCATCCTGCCAATCATGAACCAGTTTTCAGAGATTGAGACCTGTGTGGAGGTTCGAATCGCTCACCACACAAGCTCAAATTACATATTTCACACATATATCTCACATATGAATGTGTGAAAGGGGTCATTCATCCCACTTTTTTAGTTGAAttttctcctgaaaaaaaaattagacaaggTTTCTTGCTATAGAAAATCAAATATAGATgtttttcatgaccatttttCAGCCTGTCTCTGACCTGAAACTGTTTTTGCAGCTGTAGAGgatataaatattctatattatattattcaagtTCATTTAGCAAACTGGAGTGGATGGTTTGCTTTGTGAATGTTATGGTTTGTCTATATTGAAACTGTATTTTTGGTTACTGATGCTGTATTGAAaaatttcatagttttttttcttaaaacgtAGTCAGCTTTCTACCTAGATGGCATCTTATTAGCATAAACggacaaaaataatgtttattaatgtatgatataatatgtgacccttgagcacaaaagcagtcttaagtcgctggggtatatttgtatcaatagccaaaaatacattgtatgggacaaaattatagatttttcttttaagccaaaaaacattaggatattaagtgaagatcatgttccatgaagatattttgtaaatttcctactgtaaatatataaaattttaatttttgattagtaatatgcattgttaagaattcatttggacaaatttaaaggcgattttctcaatattttgatttttttgcaccctcagattccagattttcaaatagttgtatctcagacgaATATTGTatcatcctaacaaaccacacatcaatggaaagcttatttattcagctttcagatgatgtataaatctgaatttcggttttgtggtccagggtcacatgtataTGATGATGTATTTGTGTCTGCAGTGCTCAGCTAAGAATCTGAAGAATATTTCGGAGCTCTTTTATTACGCCCAGAAGGCCGTTCTGCACCCGACTGCTCCGCTCTACGACCCTGAAGACTataggttacacacacacacacacacacacacacacacacacacacacacacacacacagtgctacATCTCTGGCCGGCTTCATCTTATGAGTTCATACAAGATTTCtgaatgtgtgttgtgtgcagCTGAAGCCGCAGTGTGTTCGAGCTCTGAGTCGGATCTTCAGTATCTCTGATCAGGATAATGATCACATCCTCAGTGACGCTGAACTCAACTGCTTTCAGGTGAGCAAACAAATTAACCCTGCAATATTCAACAAAGTTATCAACCAACAAATATATTCCAGCGCACTGTACCAAGCAGATTTTTCACTTTAGGCGAAAAGTTTAGTATTCGTCACTTCGGATCGCAGATTAAACCCCATCTGGAAAAtataaaagttgatttaaatgtACTAAGCCAAACACACTTTTGTTGTATTCCCTGCTGGAGtattaaaaaaacagtcataatcaTGGATCTAACGAGAAACAAAAATCTCAAACTCATCCAAATGATTACCACAAACAACTTTGAAGTATTAGAGAAAGTTTTCCATCATAAATCCCAATCTATGCAGATGAGTCAAAGACTGCAGATCGTGTTTCAGCTGGCTTTGTGGTTAACCATCAGTACAGATTCCTCATTATAGCTCAGTTTTCACTGCAGAAGCCAATGCTAGCATTTTGGCATTGCAGCATATTCAAATTTCTCAGCAGCGAAATGTCCTGTTAATGACAGACTCAAAATCTTGTCTTCAGACAGATCTGAACATCCAGCAATGGTGGAAATTTGAAATAGTTTGCAATCCTATCCAAGATcggaaattaaaacttaatttgatttagttaatatatttttgacgATTAATTTAGTAGATGTTTGActaatttagttaaattttttattgacaaacaattgaggcctttattaagaattttaaatgggtttattaaatcaaagaattttgttttgtgttgttttgttgtttttaagtgacacttttgttgtatttatgtactatttaaaattagtttgtatttttagattttcagttttcatttatagtcatttattattttcaaatatacagtagtttacatttttgtcattttattttatttgtattgcttttttgtaatatttctatttagatttgattttttttattgttttaatctaaacttattttgtttttagttaattgCAGAGggaacatttatcattttattatttttttattttttttaaattctgaatttgaatataatttttttttttttttttattatatttgtgtatttttttttttttataaatcaatatattaacaaatttttttttatagttttagttaacacttttaattttaactaactttttacattttttttcaattaacatttgtttgtttttttatagttttagttagtacccttttttaattcagtttgttatatctgtctctctctctctctctctctctctctatatatattatgtaataccattaaaatattttttttcgttCATAGTTAACAAATGAATACATTATAGTTACTTAATTTCATTCATTCTCCGAACCGATTGTCCTGTGAAGAGTCGTTAATTGCTTATAACTAAACATTTAGTAAACATATTCATTGAAATAATATGCATATTGATTTGtatgaaaatgtttgtgtgtagAAATTGTGTTTCGGGAACCCACTGGCTCCTCAGGCTCTAGAGGACGTGAAGACAGTCGTGTGGAAGAACACAAGTGATGGAGTCCAGGACAATGGACTCACACTCAACGGTAACACACTTTACCCATATATTCATATTTCTGCATCATAATTAATGATGATCCCTCACTCtcacacatgtgtttgtgtgtttcccgTAGGTTTCCTGTTCTTGAACACTCTCTTTATCCAGAGAGGACGTCATGAAACCACCTGGACCATCCTGCGTAAATTCGGCTACGATGACACGCTGGAGTTGACCGATGACTACCTCTACCCACCGTacgtgtgtgcatgagagagcaTGTGAGTGCATGGACAAAAACCAGTGTCCAAGtgacctgcatgtgtgtgtttgcaggttaCGAGTATCGGTGGGTTGCACGACGGAGCTGAATCATCTGGGTCATCAGTTCCTCCAGAAGCTGTTTGATAAGTACGACGAGGTGAGCTCTCACATCTGATCCTCTAATGAACTTTGCGTGATTAGAGGTTCGTCGGGCTGATGATTGCGACTCTCCTCCTGCAGGATAAGGATTCAGCTCTCTCTCCCGCTGAGCTGAAGAATCTGTTTAGTGTTTTACCCTACATGCCCTGGGGCCCGGAGGTGTACAGTAACGTCCCCTTATCAGACGACATCTACATCTCACAGCATGGGTACTTCTGCCAGTGGATGTGAGTCAAAATACATCATTTTTCTCACTGGAGTCactttaatgcaattaatgtagTTTTTAATGATGATATTCTGGTAGGTGTTAATATACATTTCCCCTATTGATTCAATTCTGATTTGATACAGTGACTCACCAGATTGTGTTTGTGATgcactcgaaaaaaaaaaatgttcataagagtcatttgtttgtgaatcagactacgcTAGTTGATctgaatgttttataatttactaaaaagaatcagttcataagagtcatttgtttgtgaatcataccttggtgtttgtgctgtgtgtttatgatttgcttaaaagaaccggttcataagagtcatttgtttgtgaatcagactacactagtTGATCTGAATGTTTTATCATTTACTAAAAAGAGCCAGTtgataagagtcatttgtttgtaaattaagCGAAATTGTTTGCACTATATGTTTATGATTCGCTAAAAAGTACTGGTTCATAAGAGTAATttttcatgaatcagactacactggttgtgccttatgtttgattcactaaaaaaagttcataagagtcatttgtttgtggaTCAGACTACACAGGTTGTGCTGTTTGAtcatgatttactaaaaagaatcagttcataagagacatttgtttgtgaatcaggctgcattgattgcactgtatgttTATGATTCACTTAAAAAAGAACCAATTCATCACATTACTTGTGAATCAGACATCACAGGTTGCGCTGCAGTGTTTgtttatgattcactaaaaagtaCTGGCTGGTACAAGTCATTTTTCATGAATCAGACTTCACTGCCATATGTTTacgattcactaaaaaaaaaaactgttaataagtGTTGATTGTATTTGAATCATACTACACATGTTGTGCTTTATAattatgattcactaaaaagaattggaatattattaatatgcacTCCCAATTTGGTAGCTATGGTTTtaaatttgatgtgtttttgaataaacCGCAGGTTATCCGCTTATCTGGATGTCCACCGGTGTTTGGAGCATCTCGGTCACCTCGGGTATCCCATTCTAATGGAGCAGGGGTCCCAGACCTCCGCCATCACAGGTAACCAGATCCTCTCACAGCCCTGCATGTGTTTGATCAGACGGATTCTGAACAGTCTTATTCTCTGTTTATATTAGTAACAAGAGAAAAGGCATTAGACCTGGAGAAGAAACAAACCCAGCGCACTGTGTTCCTCTGCAAAGTGATCGGTCCACGCGGAACAGGAAAGACCGACTTCCTCCGAGCTTTTCTGCAGCGAAGCACTGAGGTGAGAGaatgatttgaaagaaaaaacactgtttGTAATTGTACTTTACAGAATACAACATGAAGCTAATCAGAGCAAACTGCCTTCAAATCAGAGCCGATCAGAACATATGtagtgtttaatatatatatatttttttttccaatgcatTTTTATGTTCCAATGAAATTTATATgtacacaataaacaaaaaatgcagtCTGACTAGACACAATCCGAACATATTTAATgcttaatatactttttaaatgtattttgatatatttttaaataccagTTAGATTATGAACTAAAATTTTTCTGAATAGATTTTTCATGCTTTATTTTTGGCATCTAACAACAGTTTATATTCTGTGTCGGTAATATTTATGTACTTTGCAAATCCCAGTAGTCTTGGTTAGATCGACCAAACATtatctattttgtttattttcagagaAACGAGCGCGACCCCGGTCCCCCCACAATATACGCCATCAACACAGTCTCAATAGCCAATCAGGACAAGTACCTCATCGTAAGTGCCATCTCAAGCTTTACACAAACCCTGGTTTATTGGCTCCCGGCTGACGTGCGTGTTTTTTCTCGCAGCTGGAGGAGGTGGACGTGGAAACAGAGTTTCTAAAAGCAGCAGATGCAGCGTGTGATGTGGCGTGTCTCATGTATGATGTCAGCGACCCGGACTCCTTCAACTACTGCGCTAGTATTTATAAGGTACGGAACCACCACACATGCACAAGATGCTTCAGTTCTGGAGTAATGTGTTACAAACTCAGACGCACCTCACTCATTAACCACATTAAAATCGGATCATCCGActgatttaataaaacataatgacCTTGCACAACCTGATGTCTGTCAACCTGATAGTTATTTATTTCTCCTGAAGGCTAACATGCACTTTTAGTTGCGCTATGTTGATATAACTCATGGAAAACAGTGCagcttatttctgtgatgcaatttaaatatataaatatatattcaaatagaaaacagttgttttatattgtaataatttgacaatattactgtttttactgtattttcctcTATTTTAATCGAACAAATGCAGAAACTTCAGTAGTTCAAGATCAAGgagtatatttgtgttttgttcctCTGTAGCAGCACTACATGGACAGTGGGAT
Proteins encoded in this window:
- the rhot2 gene encoding mitochondrial Rho GTPase 2, whose protein sequence is MKRDVRILMLGEPKVGKTSLIMSLVGEEFPEKVPLRAEEITIPADVTPEKVPTHIVDYSESEQSDEVLREEIVKANVVCVVYDVTQEETIDKIRTKWIPLVNGGAEKGNKIPIILVGNKSDLRSGSSMETILPIMNQFSEIETCVECSAKNLKNISELFYYAQKAVLHPTAPLYDPEDYRFLNVCCVQLKPQCVRALSRIFSISDQDNDHILSDAELNCFQKLCFGNPLAPQALEDVKTVVWKNTSDGVQDNGLTLNGFLFLNTLFIQRGRHETTWTILRKFGYDDTLELTDDYLYPPLRVSVGCTTELNHLGHQFLQKLFDKYDEDKDSALSPAELKNLFSVLPYMPWGPEVYSNVPLSDDIYISQHGYFCQWMLSAYLDVHRCLEHLGHLGYPILMEQGSQTSAITVTREKALDLEKKQTQRTVFLCKVIGPRGTGKTDFLRAFLQRSTERNERDPGPPTIYAINTVSIANQDKYLILEEVDVETEFLKAADAACDVACLMYDVSDPDSFNYCASIYKQHYMDSGIPCVVVGSKADLIEVKQHHGMSPSEFCYKHRLPSPLSFSTMLTHTHTHIYSKLTWAAMYPHLNGSDMSSTSFWLRVTLGTTIAAMLGFALYRAFSRHK